Within the Halomonas sp. HL-93 genome, the region CAGCATAAACAGGATGGAGGTATAACTAAGCGCCACTTGGTGCGCGCCGACGGTGACTTCGCCAAAGCTGGCGATAAATAACGCGATAAGTGTGAATAAAGTGACTTCAACGAAAATTGCCACGCCGATGGGTACACCAACAATCAGTAGCTCCTGTATGCCATGCCACTTGGGGAGCGTCAAACGTTGCCATAACGCAATGCCTTGATATTGGTGGGTACGGTGTGTGTAAAAAGCCATCGCGATCGCCATGACCCACATGGAAAGCGCGGTGGCGATGCCACACCCCAGCGCGCCCCAAGCAGGCAGCTGTTGCACTGCACTAGGTAGCCAGGGTCCCAGTAGACTGACCAAACCGTCGCCGCCGTAAATCAGCAGATAGTTGGCAGGTATGTTGACTGTTAAGCCGATTAGACTGATCCATAGGGCAGGTCGTGTATGGTTCATGCCATCCGAAAAAGCCCTAAGCGCCTGAAAAAGTGCAATGCCAGGCATGCCAAACGCCACTGCTGAAAGGTAGGCAGCGGACGAGTTGGCTACCTGACGGGGCGCCTCCATTAAGTCAAAAATAGGCAGTACCGTTACCCAAAGCAGCAGTGCTGCCATCAGACCCAGTGCGATTGCCACCCAAAGCGCCTGATGCACGGCCGGGCGAATAGCGTTGTGGCGTTGCCCACCCAGCAGGTGCGCAACGATTGGGGTTAGCCCCATCAGCGTGCCGGTCATAAACAGCATTAACGGCATCCACAGGCTAGAGCCGACCGATACAGCCGCCAACGAGGTGGCGTTGTGGCGACCTGTCATCATCACATCCACCACGCTCATGCCCGCCTGGGCGAGCTGTGCACCACAGATAGGCAGGGCGAGACGGACAAGTTGGCGCGTTTCTAACCAGTAAATAGAATTGAATTTATCAAACACACGACCCACGCAGTAACTCCTGAGCAATGCGGCCCTCAAAGCACACTAGATTAGCAGGTATACTGAACCAAATTATGATGTTGATGAGGCTAATGTGAGTAACAGGCAACCGCAATGGACGCTCGAAGAGGTGACGGCATTATTCGACGGCGTTTTTTTCGAACGTTATCAAACCCGCTTAGTGAGAGGTGGTGATGAGCCGTTGTATCGCCCTGCCGATGATCAAACGCCTTATCATCAAATTATTTTTGCTCATGGCTTTTTCGCCAGTGCTTTACACGAAATTAGCCATTGGTGTATCGCAGGCGCGGAACGGCGGCGACAAGAAGACTATGGTTACTGGTACTTGCCTGATGGTCGGAATGCCGAACAGCAGCGAGCGTTTGAACAGTCAGAGATAGCCCCGCAAGCATTAGAGTCACTGTTTGCTGAGGCGTGTGGGCGTGAATTTCATGTCAGCGTTGATAACCTCGGCGGCGATGCGGCAGTTGATCGTGATGCCTTTCAAAAGCGAGTGATGGCCCGGGCAAAACGCTACGAACGTGAAGGCTTGCCTCTGCGGGCCAACGCCTTTCGTCATGTCTTACGCGCGTACTATCAACAGGGGCTAGCGCGTGAGGTTGCACTCGCTCAAGGGCTTGAAAAGTTGAAACGCAAACAACTATGTTGAGAGGTTGTGTTTATAGTAAGACCTGAAAAGCGAGCGACATGCTGTCTTTAGACTGCATGGCCGGGACTAGCGCTTCGAACTCAGCACCCGCATATATCGCAAATTGAACTGTGTCATCAGCGTATCTCCCCGAGCGCTTTTTGAATATCCGCCATCGTCTCGTACTTTCGGCTGGGTAAGTCGTTTACTACGTCGATAATTTCATCCGCTGCATGGTTGGCCTTGGTTTGCTTTATCAAGTCGGCTTTGCGGCAGGGAAAATCGACCCCCTTGAGTGCCTTGGCGATGCCAGCCGCTGATGCTGTGCCCGAGGCCGCCTTACCGCCGCGCACACCGCCCTTGCTGCGATCGCTTGCCGGCTCCTTGGCCTCTGGCTGCATCTCAGGCTCTGTGAGCTTTCCATCCTTTAAGGCTTCGGTAGGCCACTCGCGTTCTTTCAAGCCTAGCGTTTTAAATAGGGCCGGCTTGCCAGAAATGGAGCATTGCTCTTCGCTTAGGTCGTCATGCGCACCGATAAGTAGAAGCTGGGCGTTCTCGTAGTCGAGCAGCTTGCTATCATCGATCTCTATCCAGCGTTTGTCGGCAAACTTCTCCTCCAGTCGCTTAGGGTAATCCGGCTTGGCATCGGGAAAACCGGGTACATCAAGGGAGGGGTTGCGTACCGATATGATATAGCTTGCCTCGGCAAGAATCCCTAGCGTTGACTGTGCTTTTCCTGGGCTTTTCGGATTAGAAAGCCGATACGCTAGGCGAGAGTTGCTGTCCCGCATGAAGAGTGCATAGCGACCCTCTCCGGCGGGAATAGCTTCGCCCTGCTCCTGTTCGCCTTCAGTCTTGGTTTCGTACTCGAGGGGAGCGAGTGCCTCGCCGATCTCTTTCGGCTTACCCGTCATATCGTTCATTATCCACTCGCGTGAGGTGGATTTGGGCTTGCCCTTAATGATCTCGGGCATGCGCTTTTTACCTACCAGAAACAGGCGAGCGGTAGCTTTGTCGTCCGGCGCCAGCACAACGTGAAGGCGCTGAACATCATCAAGGTTCTGGATCCTTTGCGTATTTACCTTGGGCCGATAAAAGAAATAGATATCGCCTTTCTCAACATAATCCGTCATTTGTCACCTCCTGTGTCAGCATGGCTATGTCGTTAAAACCGTGCCCTCAAAACTGTGCTCAAACACAAGCTACCTTGTTAATTAGCAGAGGTTTTTTTTGATAAGCAAATGTAGACGATTTGTTGCTAAAGCTGACCAATGATAAAACCTACGCGTCTTCTGACAGACGTTGATGCAAAGACAGCATGACTTCCAATTCATGCTCGGGGCGCATTGGCTCTAACCCTAATTCACCAAACGTTTCTCGACGTTGGCGATGCCATTCACTAGGCGTGATAGAGGGATAGAGAACCGATGCCGGGGCTAGCTCGACAAAAGGGTCCAGCCCATAGGTGTCAAAGAGGCGCGCCAATGCCGCTTCATCATCGCCGTTATCACTGGTATACAGCGTAGCGGAGAAGTGGTCGTTCTCAAGCTCTCGGATCACCTCGAGCGGGCTAACCCCCAAGCTCTCCAGTTCTTCGATACTGTAGGCACCCATCGCATTGGTATCTTCTTTGATCCAGCTATCGTCGGGCTGAATCAATGTTTGTTTAACACGCCCATCGGTTAGCGACCAGGCAATGGCTAGGGGTAGGCCATCATCTTCGCCTGTCTCAATGGCAATAAACCCTGGATAATCGGCCACGCTACTACTCCTTTACAGTTTCCGTGGGAAGACGGAAAAATCGTTGGGCGGTCTGTGTGGTTGCAGCCCCCATATCAGCTTCGCTGATGCCACGGCACTCGGCAATCTCTCTCACTATCCAAGGTAGCAGGGCGGGTTCGTGGCGCCGTCCTTTTAACTTTGCCGGTAGGTTACGCGGTAGCAGATAAGGGCAGTCGGTTTCTACCAACAGGCGGTCAAGCGGAATTTCACTGACCAGCGGGCGTAAATGATGCCCACGCCGTTCGTCACAGATCCAACCCGTCAAGCCTATATGCAAGTCTAGATCGAGATAACCAAATAGCGTATCCCGATCAGCGGTAAAACAATGCACGACCGCCTGGCTGATATCGTCCCGCCATGCATTCAGTATTTCGCGCATTCGTTGCCCGGCGTCGCGCTCATGAATAAATAGTGGTAAACCGCTTTCCGACGCCAGGAGGAGCTGGGCTTCAAAGGCCTTTTCCTGTTCCTGGGGTGTCGAGAAGTTACGATTAAAATCCAAACCACACTCGCCTACGGCGACGACCTCTGGCTTTGCATGCAGCGTGGCCAGCTTGCCTGCCACATTGTCGTTCCACTGACGCGCATCATGAGGGTGTATCCCGGCGGTGGCGTAGAGGCCTGGGTAGCGCTGTGCGAGCAAAATTGCTTGCTCAGCGTGCGCAATGTCGGTGCCGGTGACGATCATCGTTGACACCTGCGCTGCCTGAGCACGCTGAATAACCGCTTCAAGGTCGCGGCCAAAGCTGTCGTGCGTCAAGTTCGCGCCGATGTCGACCAACGGCACGTTTGGGCGAAACTGTAAGGCCTCGGGTAAAAACTCGTCCACGTAAGCGCTAGCCAAAGGTCACTCCCTTCCAAAATCGTAAAGCGGTATTGTAACGGTCTGCGTAGGTATCGACTAATTGTGTGGGATGAGAAATGGTGATCGACAACAGGAGATAAGCATGCGATTGGATAACGTGGTGATTGTAGGTGGGGCGCGTACCCCAATCGGTGGTTTTGGTGGGTCGCTCTCCACACTGGCACCGTTTGAGCTAGGTGCGATTACCGCCAGAGAAGCCTTGCGGCGCGCGGGTGTTAACGGGGGGAATATTGATCACTCGGTCTATGGCCACATTATTACGACGGGCCCGCAGGATGCGTATTTGGCGCGGCACATCGCCCTGGAATCCGGTGTTCCTAACGAAGCAGGGGCGTTTAACGTCAATCGGTTGTGTGGTTCAGGCGTGCAGGCCGTGCTGTCGGCGGCCCAACAGATCGTGTTGGGTGATAGCCGCTTAGCCTTAGCGGGTGGGGCGGAATCCATGTCCCGGGGAGCTTACCTGCTGCCGCCTCAAGCGCGTAATGGCATGCGCATGGGCGACATGAGCGTTGATGACCTTACGCTGGGGATCCTCAGCGATCCGTTTGGCAGCGGCCATATGGGCTGCACCGCGGAGAACATCGCAAAGCAGTATGGCTTAACCCGTGAGCAGCTCGATCAATTCGCCTTGGAAAGCCACCAAAAGGCGGCCCGGGCAATTGCCGAGGGTCGTTTTGAGGCACAGATTGTGCCTGTCGAGGTTCGTCAGGGTAAGCAAACCAATATCGTCTCGCGGGATGAACACGTACGCGATGGCGTCCAGCTTGGCGACTTGGCTCGGCTTAAGCCCGCGTTTCAAAAAGACGGTGTAGTGACGGCAGGTAATGCGTCGGGCATTAACGACGGGGCGGCGACGTTAGTGCTGGCGCATGCTGATGAGGCCAAGCAGCGTGGTTTATCCCCCCGGGCGCGGCTTCGCGTCGCCACCACGGCAGGGGTTGGGCCCTCGCTGATGGGGTTGGGGCCGATTCCTGCCGTTAAACGCTGCTTGCAACAGGCGGGGCTTAGCATCAACGACATCGATGTGATTGAATCAAATGAAGCCTTTGCGGCCCAAGCCATGGTTGTCGCGGATTCTCTTGGCTTTCCGCTAGAAAAACTCAATCCTAACGGCGGCGCGGTGGCCTTGGGGCATCCAGTTGGGGCCACCGGGGCGATACTGATTCTTAAAGCGCTGCATGTATTGGAACGCGTCAACGGTGGCTACGGATTGATCACGCTGTGCATCGGTGGTGGGCAGGGAATCGCCCTGCTTATCGAGCGCTGCTAGTCAGTTTGATTTCAATAAATCATGCTCAAAGTCAATCTGTCCCTGGCACTCATGCAGCAAGACGGTGCGGGCCATCATTGGCGACTCCCTTCAAGAGAGAATAATGAACGTTGCCCGCCGAGTACGCGCATGCGTTACACTGTGCGCCTCATCAAGAAGGAGGACACTGCGTGACCCTGTTACGACTCGAACAGCTGCAACTTGCCTACGGCACCCAGGTATTGCTCGACCGCGCCGATCTCACGGTTGAGAGAGGCGAGCGGCTGGCGTTAGTCGGGCGCAATGGCACCGGTAAGTCCACTTTGCTGAAATTGGTCGCCGGTGAGATCCAGGCAGACGACGGTTCAATCTGGCGCGCGCCGGGTTTAAAGATTGGCGTGTTAGCCCAGGAGCTGCCCGACTCCTCAGGGATGACAATTTTTGACATGGTAGCGCAAGGGCTGCCCGAGGCCGGGGAGCTACTTTCCGAATATCATCATTTGATTAACGATCCCGATCCGAACATGAACCGCATGGCGACCTTACAAACTCGCCTGGAAGCGATTGATGGCTGGTCATTCCATCATCGGATCGACGTTGTACTGACCCGGCTAGGGCTGCCTCCTGAAGCCGAAATGAGCGCGCTCTCCGGTGGTTGGCGGCGTCGCGTGGCGTTGGCCCGTGCGCTGGTCGCTGAGCCCGACCTGTTGCTTCTTGATGAGCCGACCAACCACCTGGACCTGGATACGATCGCCTGGCTTGAGGAACAGCTGCTGGCGTTTAACGGTGCGGTGTTATTGATTACCCACGACCGGGCATTCCTCTCTAAGCTGGCCACTAATATCTTGGAATTGGACCGGGGCAAGCTGGGTCGCTATCCCGGCAATTACATTGACTACCAGGCGCGTAAACAACATGAGCTGGAGGTGGAAGCCCGGGAAAACGCCGAGTTCGATAAAAAGCTGGCGCAGGAAGAAGTCTGGATTCGGCAAGGCATCAAAGCGCGCCGGACGCGTAACGAAGGCCGGGTCAGGGCGCTTGAGGCCATGCGTAATGAGCGCAGTCAGCGCCGCGAACGTCAGGGCACCGCTAATCTGGCGGTGGACAGCGGCGAACGTACTGGCAAGCGCGTCGTCAAGCTTAAAGGTGTGACCCAGCGATTCGGCAATGACACCATTATCCGTGACTTGAACCTTGAGGTGATGCGTGGCGACCGGATCGGCTTCCTGGGGCGTAACGGCGCAGGCAAAACAACGCTACTCAAGATATTGCTTGGTGAGATTGAGCCCACGGAAGGCACTGTCCAACTGGGCACCAACTTGAAGGTGGCTTACTTTGACCAGCTACGCGCGGGGCTTGAGTTAGAAAAAACCGTATACGATAACGTGGCGCAGGGGAGTGACCGCGTCAGCGTGGGCGGCAAAGATCGTCACGTGATGAGTTATCTACAAGATTTTCTGTTTACACCTGACCGCGTACGCCAGCCCGTGAAAGCGCTTTCGGGCGGGGAGTCCAATCGACTGTTGTTGGCTAAACTCTTTACCCAGCCGGCCAATGTGCTGGTGCTTGACGAGCCAACCAATGATTTGGACATGGAAACTCTGGAGCTGCTTGAAGAGCTACTGCTCAACTTTGAGGGCACGCTGCTGCTGGTATCTCACGACCGGACGTTCATGGATAACGTGGTCACCAGTATGCTGGCGTTTGAAGGTGAGGGCGTGGTGCGCGAATACGTGGGCGGCTATACCGACTGGATTCGTCAGGGAGGAAAGCTGCCACCAGCGCCCTGGGAAGGAGCTGCTAGGCAAAATACTGAGCCAACTTCAGAGGCACCTAAAGAAAAGCAAAGCTCCACTTCGGTGGCCTCGGCAAATAAGCCGGTAAAATTATCCTATAAGCTGCAGCGTGAGCTGGATGCGCTACCCGCTGAGATAGAGCAGCTGGAAAGCGACGTCGAGGCACTGGAGCAGGAAGCTGCCGATCCGGCGTTCTATCAGCAGGAAGCCAGTGCTGTGACGGCCAAGCTGCAAGCGTTAGAGCAGGCACAGGAGGCTTTGGAAGTGGCCATGGAGCGTTGGATGGCGCTTGAAGCCATGGCCAGCGGTGAGTAGGCGTCATATTGAAGGTGCCGGCGTTACTGGCACCTTCAATGTCATCGGGAATTATTCGTCGCTTTTTTCGCCTTTCTTGCCTACGCGAACCGCCAGCACGTCGCACTGCGCGCCGTGCAGTACACCGGTCGAGGTAGAGCCTAACAGCAAGGCAAACCCATGACGCCCGTGAGAGCCTACGACAATCAAGTCGACTCCATGCTCCTCGGCAAAGCGGTGGATTTCTGTATCCGGCATGCCCACCACCACGTGTTGATCTGCCTCAGCAACGTGGGGAGCCGCGATGTCGGCTAGACGTTTCTTGGCGTGATCATCCAGCTGGTCCTGAATGCTGGTCAAATCCATCGGTATATCGCCGCCGTAGGCGAAACCGAGCGGTTCAAGCGTATGCATAATGGAAATTTTGGCACGGTCATTGCGTTCAGCAATTGCAACGGCGCGCTCCAAAATTTTATGAGAATCCTTGGTCAAGTCGACGGCAACCAAAATATGGTGATAGCTCATGGCGTATCTCCTCAGTGAGTAACAAGCAGTATTCTCTGTCTAATGCCCTCTACTTTAAGTGGCGTGCCTTATCTTAACAACGACCTAGGTCATGGTTTTTATGCGCTCTGGATTCAAGTGTGGCTTAGTTTGAAGGAAATGTAGAAATGGAATGGTTAATTATTGTCTTTATTATGCTGTTTGTGTTGGCGCCGGTTATGTGGCTTAAGCCAAGCTCACGGCAAAAAAGAACCATGGCAATGCGCCTGCATGCCAGTCGTAAAGGGGTAACGATAAAAGAGGAAAAACCGCCGCTTCACGCGTTTAGAGGCACCATGCCCGCTTATCGTTGGCTCTATCCCCAGCAGCAGCCTGGGCCTGATTTTGTGCTTGTCCGCGACCAGCATGCCAGCCAGGAACTCGAGCCCTATTATGCTGGCTGGCGTTGGCGCATCGCGCCGCTAAGGCCTATTCCGACCAACGCTGAAGCGCCACTTAAGGCGCTGTTAGAACGTTTGCCGCTGGATGCGTTGGTGCTTGAGTCGACGCCTAATTCACTGACGCTTTGGTGGTGGGAATCGCAGAATGCGACGCGCTTTGATACCTATTTGGATGATTTTAATCAACTGCGCGATCAACTGTCAGGGCAGGCGGATCGACTCCCTCATGAGCCCCTGTCAGGAAACCGCCTCCTGTAAATCCCGTGCTTGAATGGCGAGGCCATTTTTTTCAATGCGTTCTAGCCATTCGCCTAGTTGGTCTAAATCCGCCTCTGAAAGGCCCTCAAACATTTCTTTTCGGGCCTCCTTGGCCACACTGTCGATTTGCTCAAGCAATGGCATAGCGGCGGCCGTCAGGTAGATACGTTTACTGCGGCGGTCGCTATCACAAGCGCGACGCTCCACCAGCCCTTGTTCTTCCAGTTGGCTAAGGGTGCGTACCAGCGAAGGGGCTTCGACGCCTATTGCGCGGGCTAGATCGCACTGAGGTTGGCCGTCGCCCAGACGCCAGAGATGATAAAGCGTCACCCAACGCGTTTGCGTGAGCCCCAGCGGGGCTAAACGTCGGTCCAATATCGAACGCCACAGATGAGGCAGGCGAGCAATGCGAAAACCAATTGATGATGCCATGATCAGCTAGTTACCAGTCAAAATGAATAGATGGATTGTCATAATCTCGAGCGCTGAATGCAAGACACGATGATCATTCCTCGTCGTTTTGGTCAGCGTCGCGATCACGACCGGCAATAAAACGTTGAAGATTCAACCGACTCAAGCCTGCTGGGCGAATTTGACTGTCGGCTATCGTTGCCTTCTCGGCGTCTTCGCTAACGGTAAAGCGAATCAGGCCTAACCGCTGGCCACTATCCGTCATAATATCCACGCGCCATTGACCGCTTGGATCGTCGGGAAAGTTCAGCTTGTGACTCCATGCGCGGTAGCCCTCTTCCCGGCCTCCGTTAATATCCAGGTCGACGACGTCCAAAGGCTCGCCATTGTGATGCCAAACATGAGAAATCGTTTCACTCAGGCCCCGTGGCGCGCGAATGGCCGTGTAGGCATATAGGCCATCCTCTTTGATTGCCTGAGGGGTTAAGGCGCTTGATCCGCTGGGCGCTCGCTGTTGAATATTCAATGCGGGTGAAAGCGCACTACCGGTCATCCACAAGCTGGCCGGTGGCACCCAAACGCGACCAAACCAAGCCAAACCCGCCAATAACAACATCATTGCTAGTAACGAGAACCAACCACTAAACGAACGTTGCTTTAGCAGGTGCCAAAAGCTTGGCAATGCTACGACCACTGTCGTCGCAATGGCCAACAATAAGCTCTGCCCAGTGGTTAGATGCAGCATGATAGGCAGCGTGACAAGCACCACCAAAAATACGCACAGCGCATGGAATAGAAAGTAGAGGCTGCGCCAGCGGTCGGCAATCTTGAAGTAGATGGGGTCGATAATCGATAGCACCGCCATCGCCACCACTAATAGGGCAAATAGGCTTTGCCCACTGTTCCAAACGGTGGTGATTAAAATAAATGGCAATGTGAAAAACAACGTTTCCTGGTGGATCATTTGGGCAATAAACGCAGCAACTCCTTTGGGGAGCGTTGGATATCCGCGGTTAGCGAGCCAGCGGCCCACTAAACTTTCTGAGAGTAGCAATAGCCAAGCGAACACCAGTCCCAGCGCTAGCACTGCGCCTAACCATTGCTGCCGATCCACGAGAAAGAAGCTACCTAAGCCTGCCGCAAACGCCAAGGGAGGCCATAGCCAAGTCCAAGGTTTTAAACGAATGACGAGTCGTTCAACGAACGATTGTAGTTTGGCGATGCGCGCCTGTGTGAGCAGCGTGCCCATAACAAAATAACCCAGGTGATCAAGGAGCCATGATCCTAACAGTCTGAACGCATAGCGGGGAGCGCTGGTCGAAGAAGTTTACATAATTAGCCGAAAGTCAGGGCTTGACGTTCTTGGGTAACTCAACCAAGCTTACGCAATCAAACGACCGTATGAAATGCGTGGCGTGTCCCAGTGCATGGGCCAGCCCGAACTTGTGGAGAGAGCGCGGATGATCTATCAAGGCAACGCCATCACGGTGGAGCGTCGTGACACCCAAGGTGGCAATGACATCGCAATGCTCACTTTCGATTTGAAAGATGAGTCCGTCAATAAACTGTCCAGCGCCGTAATAACAGAGCTGGCAGACGCGGTAAAAGCACTTCAGGGCGAAAGTGGTTTGCAAGGGTTAGTGATTGGCAGTGCCAAAGAGGCCTTTATCGTCGGTGCCGACATTACCGAATTTCACAGCCTGTTTGATAAAGGTGAAGAGTACCTAGTGGAAATGAACCTCAAGGTACACGATATTTTTAATGCCATTGAAGACCTGCCTTTTCCCACCGTAGCGGCGATTAACGGCTTGGCGCTGGGCGGCGGTTGTGAAGTGCTGCTGACCGCCGATTTTCGCGTGATGAGCGAGAAAGCCAAAATTGGCCTTCCGGAAACCAAACTGGGCATCCTGCCAGGCTGGGGCGGTTGCGTGCGGCTGCCACGCCTTATCGGTGCGGATAACGCAATCGAATGGATTGCTGGTGGCACTGAAAACCGTGCCGACGCTGCGCTAAAGGTTGGCGCGGTAGATGCCGTTGTCGCCCATGAACTGCTTGAAAGCGCTGCGCTGGATATACTTGATCGCGCCAACAGCGGTGAACTTGACTACCAGACACGTCGTGAGGAAAAGACAAGCCCGCTGAAACTCAACGCCATTGAGCAGATGATGGCATTTGAAACCGCCAAGGGCTATGTGGCGGGCAAGGCAGGGCCGCATTACCCCGCGCCCGTTGAAGCCATCAAAGTGATTCAGAAGGGCGCGGGTGAGACCCGTAGCCGGGCTCAAGCAATCGAGGCAAAGGCCTTTGCCAAGCTGGCACTCAGCAGCGTAGCGTTTAATCTTGTCGGCCTGTTCTTGAATGACCAAGTGGTCAAGAAAAAAGGCAGCAAGTACGAAAAACAAGCACAACCGGTGAAGCAGACCGCGGTGTTGGGCGCGGGTATCATGGGCGGCGGTATCGCCTATCAAAGTGCCTCGAAAGGCACGCCCATCCTGATGAAAGATATCAAAGACGATGCCATCGAACTGGGCCTCAAAGAAGCGCGCAAGCTATTTGCCAAGCAGGTTGAGCGTAACAAGCTGACCACCGAGCAGATGGCCGAGAAGCTCACCAATATCCGCCCCACGCTGTCTTACGGTGATTTCGGTAACGTCGACCTGGTTGTCGAAGCGGTCGTCGAGAATCCGAAAGTCAAAGACGCTGTGCTTACGGAGGTCGAGGGGATGGTGGGTGAAAACACCATTCTTACCTCTAATACCTCGACAATTTCGATCAACCGACTGGCGCAGAACCTCAAGCGTCCGGAAAACTTCTGCGGCATGCACTTCTTTAACCCAGTGCATCGCATGCCACTTGTTGAAGTGATTCGCGGTGAGAAAACCTCAGACGCCGCCGTGGCTGCCACGGTCGCCTACGCACGTGCCATGGGTAAAACCCCTATCGTGGTTAACGACTGCCCTGGTTTCTTGGTCAACCGCGTACTGTTCCCCTATTTTGGTGGCTTTAGCTTCCTGGTAGAGCAGGGCGCTG harbors:
- a CDS encoding TatD family hydrolase, whose protein sequence is MASAYVDEFLPEALQFRPNVPLVDIGANLTHDSFGRDLEAVIQRAQAAQVSTMIVTGTDIAHAEQAILLAQRYPGLYATAGIHPHDARQWNDNVAGKLATLHAKPEVVAVGECGLDFNRNFSTPQEQEKAFEAQLLLASESGLPLFIHERDAGQRMREILNAWRDDISQAVVHCFTADRDTLFGYLDLDLHIGLTGWICDERRGHHLRPLVSEIPLDRLLVETDCPYLLPRNLPAKLKGRRHEPALLPWIVREIAECRGISEADMGAATTQTAQRFFRLPTETVKE
- a CDS encoding ATP-binding cassette domain-containing protein, whose translation is MTLLRLEQLQLAYGTQVLLDRADLTVERGERLALVGRNGTGKSTLLKLVAGEIQADDGSIWRAPGLKIGVLAQELPDSSGMTIFDMVAQGLPEAGELLSEYHHLINDPDPNMNRMATLQTRLEAIDGWSFHHRIDVVLTRLGLPPEAEMSALSGGWRRRVALARALVAEPDLLLLDEPTNHLDLDTIAWLEEQLLAFNGAVLLITHDRAFLSKLATNILELDRGKLGRYPGNYIDYQARKQHELEVEARENAEFDKKLAQEEVWIRQGIKARRTRNEGRVRALEAMRNERSQRRERQGTANLAVDSGERTGKRVVKLKGVTQRFGNDTIIRDLNLEVMRGDRIGFLGRNGAGKTTLLKILLGEIEPTEGTVQLGTNLKVAYFDQLRAGLELEKTVYDNVAQGSDRVSVGGKDRHVMSYLQDFLFTPDRVRQPVKALSGGESNRLLLAKLFTQPANVLVLDEPTNDLDMETLELLEELLLNFEGTLLLVSHDRTFMDNVVTSMLAFEGEGVVREYVGGYTDWIRQGGKLPPAPWEGAARQNTEPTSEAPKEKQSSTSVASANKPVKLSYKLQRELDALPAEIEQLESDVEALEQEAADPAFYQQEASAVTAKLQALEQAQEALEVAMERWMALEAMASGE
- a CDS encoding universal stress protein; protein product: MSYHHILVAVDLTKDSHKILERAVAIAERNDRAKISIMHTLEPLGFAYGGDIPMDLTSIQDQLDDHAKKRLADIAAPHVAEADQHVVVGMPDTEIHRFAEEHGVDLIVVGSHGRHGFALLLGSTSTGVLHGAQCDVLAVRVGKKGEKSDE
- a CDS encoding MATE family efflux transporter; the encoded protein is MGRVFDKFNSIYWLETRQLVRLALPICGAQLAQAGMSVVDVMMTGRHNATSLAAVSVGSSLWMPLMLFMTGTLMGLTPIVAHLLGGQRHNAIRPAVHQALWVAIALGLMAALLLWVTVLPIFDLMEAPRQVANSSAAYLSAVAFGMPGIALFQALRAFSDGMNHTRPALWISLIGLTVNIPANYLLIYGGDGLVSLLGPWLPSAVQQLPAWGALGCGIATALSMWVMAIAMAFYTHRTHQYQGIALWQRLTLPKWHGIQELLIVGVPIGVAIFVEVTLFTLIALFIASFGEVTVGAHQVALSYTSILFMLPMSLSMALTVRVGNTLGQQRMSQARCVAWNGIVISVVVAAFNSLLLWTTAAPVITLYTSNQAIQTLALSIVALAAIFQLSDSLQVNLAGALRGYKDTRVVMVITVLSYWLVGLGGGHWLGSRGAGSAFGPLGVHGYWIGLIAGLSTAALLLAWRLHAISRRYISTQDVR
- a CDS encoding acetyl-CoA C-acyltransferase, which gives rise to MRLDNVVIVGGARTPIGGFGGSLSTLAPFELGAITAREALRRAGVNGGNIDHSVYGHIITTGPQDAYLARHIALESGVPNEAGAFNVNRLCGSGVQAVLSAAQQIVLGDSRLALAGGAESMSRGAYLLPPQARNGMRMGDMSVDDLTLGILSDPFGSGHMGCTAENIAKQYGLTREQLDQFALESHQKAARAIAEGRFEAQIVPVEVRQGKQTNIVSRDEHVRDGVQLGDLARLKPAFQKDGVVTAGNASGINDGAATLVLAHADEAKQRGLSPRARLRVATTAGVGPSLMGLGPIPAVKRCLQQAGLSINDIDVIESNEAFAAQAMVVADSLGFPLEKLNPNGGAVALGHPVGATGAILILKALHVLERVNGGYGLITLCIGGGQGIALLIERC
- a CDS encoding elongation factor P hydroxylase — encoded protein: MSNRQPQWTLEEVTALFDGVFFERYQTRLVRGGDEPLYRPADDQTPYHQIIFAHGFFASALHEISHWCIAGAERRRQEDYGYWYLPDGRNAEQQRAFEQSEIAPQALESLFAEACGREFHVSVDNLGGDAAVDRDAFQKRVMARAKRYEREGLPLRANAFRHVLRAYYQQGLAREVALAQGLEKLKRKQLC
- the slyA gene encoding transcriptional regulator SlyA, which encodes MASSIGFRIARLPHLWRSILDRRLAPLGLTQTRWVTLYHLWRLGDGQPQCDLARAIGVEAPSLVRTLSQLEEQGLVERRACDSDRRSKRIYLTAAAMPLLEQIDSVAKEARKEMFEGLSEADLDQLGEWLERIEKNGLAIQARDLQEAVS
- a CDS encoding preprotein translocase subunit YajC, whose product is MEWLIIVFIMLFVLAPVMWLKPSSRQKRTMAMRLHASRKGVTIKEEKPPLHAFRGTMPAYRWLYPQQQPGPDFVLVRDQHASQELEPYYAGWRWRIAPLRPIPTNAEAPLKALLERLPLDALVLESTPNSLTLWWWESQNATRFDTYLDDFNQLRDQLSGQADRLPHEPLSGNRLL
- a CDS encoding DUF5924 family protein is translated as MGTLLTQARIAKLQSFVERLVIRLKPWTWLWPPLAFAAGLGSFFLVDRQQWLGAVLALGLVFAWLLLLSESLVGRWLANRGYPTLPKGVAAFIAQMIHQETLFFTLPFILITTVWNSGQSLFALLVVAMAVLSIIDPIYFKIADRWRSLYFLFHALCVFLVVLVTLPIMLHLTTGQSLLLAIATTVVVALPSFWHLLKQRSFSGWFSLLAMMLLLAGLAWFGRVWVPPASLWMTGSALSPALNIQQRAPSGSSALTPQAIKEDGLYAYTAIRAPRGLSETISHVWHHNGEPLDVVDLDINGGREEGYRAWSHKLNFPDDPSGQWRVDIMTDSGQRLGLIRFTVSEDAEKATIADSQIRPAGLSRLNLQRFIAGRDRDADQNDEE
- a CDS encoding DUF2795 domain-containing protein; its protein translation is MTDYVEKGDIYFFYRPKVNTQRIQNLDDVQRLHVVLAPDDKATARLFLVGKKRMPEIIKGKPKSTSREWIMNDMTGKPKEIGEALAPLEYETKTEGEQEQGEAIPAGEGRYALFMRDSNSRLAYRLSNPKSPGKAQSTLGILAEASYIISVRNPSLDVPGFPDAKPDYPKRLEEKFADKRWIEIDDSKLLDYENAQLLLIGAHDDLSEEQCSISGKPALFKTLGLKEREWPTEALKDGKLTEPEMQPEAKEPASDRSKGGVRGGKAASGTASAAGIAKALKGVDFPCRKADLIKQTKANHAADEIIDVVNDLPSRKYETMADIQKALGEIR